A genomic region of Cannabis sativa cultivar Pink pepper isolate KNU-18-1 chromosome 1, ASM2916894v1, whole genome shotgun sequence contains the following coding sequences:
- the LOC133032303 gene encoding uncharacterized protein LOC133032303 — protein sequence MSILAWNCHGLGNPWASQFLKDLVIQKQPKVIFLCETLSKSEGLERIRVALGFEGVFSVDARGKSGGVAMLWRDSSDVKLLGYGGNYIDVEILENDGRKWRLTGLYGEPNRSLRRNTWNQIRSLKDNYSLPWCVIGDLNNVTSQSDKRGGLPYPNWLIEGFGNMLEECNLVDMELGGYPYTWEKGRGTSAWIEVQIDRALVSQTWLDSFPLAKLVNLEVSTSDHCPIQLTLDVVQKKEIHKRFRFENLWLREPVCLQLIRDTWEAAAGSSVMDKIHSCGENLLVWGKDYVGNFKARIRDCKK from the coding sequence ATGAGTATACTGGCTTGGAATTgccatgggcttgggaacccatggGCTAGTCAATTCTTGAAGGATCTTGTTATCCAAAAGCAGCCCAAAGttatttttctttgtgaaactttGTCCAAGTCTGAAGGTTTGGAGAGGATTCGTGTGGCTCTGGGTTTTGAGGGAGTTTTTTCAGTTGATGCTCGAGGAAAAAGTGGGGGAGTGGCTATGTTGTGGCGAGATAGTAGTGATGTTAAGTTATTAGGCTATGGGGGGAATTACATTGATGTTGAAATACTAGAGAACGATGGGAGAAAATGGAGGCTTACGGGCCTTTATGGAGAACCAAATCGAAGTCTTAGGAGGAATACTTGGAATCAAATTCGGTCTCTCAAAGATAACTATTCTTTGCCTTGGTGTGTTATTGGGGACCTTAACAATGTTACGTCGCAATCTGATAAGAGGGGTGGTCTTCCATATCCCAATTGGCTTATTGAAGGTTTTGGAAACATGTTGGAAGAATGCAATTTAGTTGATATGGAGCTAGGTGGCTATCCCTACACTTGGGAAAAGGGGCGGGGTACAAGTGCTTGGATTGAGGTTCAGATTGATAGGGCTTTAGTCTCTCAAACTTGGCTTGATTCTTTTCCACTTGCGAAGTTGGTTAACCTTGAAGTATCAACTTCGGATCATTGCCCGATTCAACTAACGCTGGATGTTGTTCAGAAAAAAGAGATCCACAAGCGGTTCAGATTTGAGAACTTATGGCTCCGAGAACCAGTTTGTTTACAGCTAATCCGAGACACTTGGGAAGCGGCTGCTGGTAGTTCCGTCATGGATAAAATTCATAGTTGTGGTGAGAACTTGCTGGTGTGGGGAAAAGACTATGTAGGCAACTTCAAAGCTCGCATTCGGGATTGTAAAAAATGA
- the LOC115705588 gene encoding probable inactive purple acid phosphatase 29, giving the protein MTTSLTLLASGYNLNTTFVVLLIVSLSLLPTGALAAEPNKTHQQKKLRFGSNGVFKILQVADMHFADGKSSPCLDVLPNQVKGCSDLNTSAFIHRMILAEKPNLIVFTGDNIFGFDATDAVKSLNAAFAPAIASNIPWTAILGNHDQESTLSREGVMKHIVGLKNTLSQVNPPEAKFIDGFGNYNVEVGGVKGSSFENKSVLNLYFLDSGDYSTVPSIPGYGWIKASQQFWFERTSSKLKKAYVSKPQPQKGPAPGLAYFHIPLPEFASFDKSNFTGVRQEGISSASVNSGFFTTMVGAGDVKAVFTGHDHLNDFCGKLTDIHLCYAGGFGYHAYGKAGWSRRARVVVATLEKLEEGGWGGVKSIKTWKRLDDHHLTTIDGQALWSKSSSGSRRKKQIPAA; this is encoded by the exons ATGACAACAAGCTTAACGTTGTTAGCGTCTGGTTACAACCTTAATACAACGTTTGTGGTGTTGTTAATAGTTTCCTTGTCTCTGCTTCCGACCGGTGCTTTAGCTGCGGAACCGAACAAAACCCATCAGCAAAAGAAGCTCAGATTTGGGTCCAATGGTGTGTTTAAGATATTGCAAGTGGCTGATATGCACTTTGCTGATGGAAAGTCAAGTCCTTGTCTTGATGTGCTCCCAAACCAGGTCAAGGGTTGCTCTGATCTCAACACCTCCGCCTTCATCCACCGCATGATTCTCGCCGAGAAACCCAATCTCATTGTTTTCACTG GGGATAATATATTCGGATTTGATGCCACTGATGCTGTTAAGTCTCTAAATGCTGCATTTGCCCCTGCAATAGCCTCCAACATCCCATGGACTGCAATTTTGGGAAACCATGACCAGGAATCCACTCTTTCAAGAGAAGGGGTAATGAAACACATAGTTGGGTTAAAGAACACTTTGTCTCAAGTTAACCCTCCAGAAGCCAAGTTTATTGATGGTTTTGGGAACTATAATGTTGAGGTTGGTGGAGTCAAAGGCTCTAGTTTTGAGAATAAATCTGTTCTCAATCTTTACTTCTTGGACAGTGGAGATTACTCTACAGTTCCCTCCATCCCTGGCTATGGTTGGATCAAGGCTTCTCAACAGTTCTGGTTCGAACGTACTTCTTCAAAGCTTAAG AAAGCTTATGTAAGCAAGCCACAACCCCAGAAAGGACCTGCACCGGGGCTTGCATACTTTCATATCCCATTACCGGAATTTGCTAGTTTTGACAAATCAAACTTCACAGGGGTGAGACAGGAAGGCATTAGCTCTGCATCTGTGAATTCTGGCTTCTTCACAACCATGGTTGGAGCTGGGGATGTTAAGGCAGTTTTCACAGGCCATGATCATTTGAATGACTTTTGTGGCAAGTTAACTGATATTCACCTTTGCTACGCTGGAGGATTCGGATACCATGCTTATGGGAAGGCTGGATGGTCAAGGAGGGCTAGGGTGGTTGTAGCAACATTGGAGAAACTTGAAGAGGGTGGTTGGGGAGGTGTGAAGTCCATTAAAACTTGGAAACGCCTCGATGACCACCACTTAACCACTATAGACGGCCAAGCACTCTGGAGCAAGAGCTCTTCCG GTAGCAGAAGAAAGAAGCAGATCCCTGCTGCTTAA
- the LOC115705505 gene encoding pentatricopeptide repeat-containing protein At4g01570, whose amino-acid sequence MRHGRTLLFKPQTAHSHLGNLLLLASLTKTLIVSGTRYLPEPHSIPLSESLLHQILRSNALQPSNKLEFFKWCSLSANFKHSPLSYSIIFRILCRTGYLHEVPDLLDSMKGDGVVVDSETFKVLLDSFIRSGNFLSALKILDVMEELGASLNTQMYDSVIVALVRKNQLSLALSMFFKLLDDETYVPSFIACNELLVALRKADMRVEFKQFFDKLREKNGFVMDIWGYNICIHAFGCWGDLGTSLKLFKEMKASMDPDLCTYNSLLHVLCFVGKVKDALAVWEELKFSGHEPDEFTYRIIIQGCSKSYRIDDATKIFNEMQHNGLRPDTVVYNSLIDGLFKARKVNDACQLFEKMTQEGVRTSSWTYNILIDGLFRNGRAQAGYALFCDLKKKGQFVDGVTYSIVVLQLCKEGLLEEALELVEEMESRGFVVDLVTITSLLIEIYKQGRWDWTNRLMRHIRDGNLLPNVLRWKMDMEALLKKPPTKRKDYTPLFSSEGEFSEIMNIIRSADAKMEPELVQDTAKVKDEENIPNDVDQWSSSPYMDHLTDQVLSNDLFSQLFSLSRGKRVQSKEAASFDINMVNTFLSIFLAKGNLSLACKLFEIFTDMGVNPVSYTYNSLMTSFVKKGYFDEAWDILNEMGEKVCPADIATYNLIIQGLGKMGRADLASAVLEKLIEQGGYLDVVMYNTLINALGKAGRIEEVNKFFEQMRASGISPDVVTYNTLIEVHTKAGRLKEAYKFLKMMLDAGCIPNHVTDTTLDFLGREIEKQRLEKASIMHNNHD is encoded by the coding sequence ATGCGCCATGGCAGAACCTTACTCTTCAAACCTCAAACCGCTCATTCCCACCTCGGAAACCTCCTCCTCCTCGCTTCGCTCACCAAGACTCTTATCGTTTCCGGAACTCGTTATCTCCCCGAACCCCATTCCATTCCGCTATCGGAATCTCTCCTCCACCAAATCCTCCGAAGCAACGCTCTCCAACCCTCCAACAAGCTTGAATTCTTCAAATGGTGCTCCCTCTCCGCAAATTTTAAGCACTCGCCTCTCTCCTATTCCATCATTTTCCGCATTCTCTGCCGCACTGGCTATCTGCACGAGGTCCCGGACTTGCTCGACTCTATGAAGGGAGACGGCGTCGTTGTGGATTCTGAGACCTTCAAAGTCTTACTCGACTCCTTTATTCGGTCGGGTAATTTCCTTTCCGCGTTGAAAATCTTAGACGTAATGGAAGAATTAGGAGCTAGCTTGAATACCCAAATGTATGACTCTGTTATCGTAGCTTTAGTTAGGAAAAATCAATTGAGTTTGGCTTTATCTATGTTCTTTAAGCTTCTAGACGATGAAACTTATGTGCCCAGTTTCATTGCCTGCAATGAATTGCTAGTTGCTCTTAGAAAAGCGGATATGAGAGTAGAATTCAAACAGTTTTTTGATAAACTCAGAGAGAAGAATGGGTTTGTGATGGATATTTGGGGGTACAATATATGTATACACGCGTTTGGGTGTTGGGGTGATTTGGGTACTTCTTTGAAGCTTTTCAAAGAAATGAAGGCTTCAATGGATCCTGATTTATGCACTTATAATAGTCTTCTTCATGTTCTTTGCTTTGTTGGGAAGGTGAAAGATGCATTAGCTGTTTGGGAGGAATTGAAATTTTCTGGTCATGAACCAGATGAATTCACTTACAGAATTATTATCCAAGGATGTTCCAAATCTTATCGAATAGATGATGCTACGAAGATCTTTAATGAGATGCAACACAATGGGCTTAGGCCTGATACTGTTGTGTACAATTCCCTCATTGATGGGTTGTTTAAAGCGAGGAAAGTTAACGATGCCTGCCAGCTGTTTGAGAAAATGACTCAGGAGGGAGTGAGAACCTCTTCTTGGacttataatattttgattgatgGGTTGTTTAGGAATGGAAGGGCCCAAGCTGGTTACGCTCTATTTTGTGACTTGAAGAAGAAGGGCCAATTTGTAGATGGAGTTACTTACAGCATTGTTGTTCTGCAGCTTTGCAAGGAAGGTTTGCTTGAGGAAGCTCTTGAGTTGGTTGAAGAAATGGAAAGCCGAGGCTTTGTTGTTGATCTTGTTACTATAACCTCACTCTTGATTGAGATTTATAAGCAGGGTCGGTGGGATTGGACAAACAGGCTCATGAGGCACATTAGAGATGGCAATTTGCTACCAAATGTGTTAAGATGGAAAATGGATATGGAGGCTTTGTTGAAAAAGCCACCGACCAAAAGAAAGGATTACACACCACTGTTTTCATCAGAAGGTGAATTTAGCGAGATTATGAACATTATAAGGTCTGCTGATGCTAAGATGGAACCAGAGCTTGTTCAAGATACTGCCAAAGTCAAAGATGAGGAGAACATTCCCAATGATGTTGATCAGTGGTCATCCTCCCCATATATGGATCACTTGACCGATCAAGTGTTATCGAATGACCTTTTCTCTCAGCTATTTTCACTATCTAGGGGAAAGCGAGTTCAATCAAAGGAGGCTGCGTCTTTTGATATCAATATGGTCAATACTTTCTTGTCTATCTTTTTGGCCAAGGGAAATCTCAGTTTAGCTTGCAAGTTGTTTGAGATTTTTACTGATATGGGTGTCAACCCTGTAAGCTACACTTATAACTCTTTAATGACTTCATTTGTCAAGAAGGGGTATTTTGATGAAGCGTGGGACATTCTCAATGAAATGGGGGAGAAGGTTTGTCCAGCTGATATAGCAACATACAATTTGATAATACAAGGCCTTGGAAAGATGGGAAGAGCAGATCTAGCTAGTGCTGTTCTGGAAAAGCTTATAGAACAGGGTGGTTATCTTGATGTAGTTATGTATAACACATTGATCAATGCGCTAGGAAAGGCTGGCCGGATTGAAGAAGTAAACAAATTCTTTGAGCAGATGAGAGCTAGTGGAATTAGTCCGGATGTTGTCACTTACAACACACTAATTGAAGTTCACACCAAGGCAGGCCGATTGAAGGAagcttataaatttttaaagatGATGTTGGATGCAGGCTGCATTCCGAACCATGTCACGGACACCACTTTGGATTTTCTGGGAAGGGAAATCGAGAAACAGAGGCTCGAAAAGGCTTCAATCATGCACAATAACCATGATTGA
- the LOC115704689 gene encoding WAT1-related protein At3g30340 has protein sequence MTFGAQWKPATAMLAINFAFAIVNLLLKKSIDDGLNHLVIVTYRQMVATMLLLPIAFFWERKSRAEITAHIVCYLFFSALIGVTLAQFLFLLGLQYTSATFSCAFLNMVPVFTFVLALPFGLEKLNMKSIGGCAKLLGTMICVVGALVLTFYRGMQLTHLHAQQATEDHASMKHTPEKAKNWAAGSVLLATGSLSWSSWFLLQARIGKMYPFQYSSSAIVSLFGAIQSAILTLLIERRISMWILKGKLEIIAVVYAGMVGSGLCYVGMSWCVKQKGPVFTSAFTPFTQIFVAFFDVFVLHEPVHLGSLLGSILVIIGMYTLLWGKNKEAKEVGTKQNQVAEEEGEDCSNSTVSHVIPVTINPTTS, from the exons ATGACTTTTGGTGCACAGTGGAAACCAGCTACAGCTATGCTGGCTATTAATTTTGCCTTTGCAATAGTAAATTTACTTCTCAAGAAGAGTATTGATGATGGTTTAAACCATTTGGTTATCGTTACATATCGACAGATGGTGGCTACTATGTTATTGTTACCAATTGCCTTCTTTTGGGAGAG GAAAAGCAGAGCTGAGATTACAGCACACATTGTTTGTTACCTTTTCTTCAGTGCTTTAATTGG GGTAACTCTTGCCCAGTTCTTGTTCCTTCTTGGACTTCAATACACATCAGCTACTTTTTCTTGTGCATTTCTCAACATGGTGCCTGTTTTCACATTTGTATTGGCACTGCCATTTGG TCTTGAAAAGCTGAACATGAAAAGCATAGGCGGTTGTGCAAAGCTGTTGGGTACAATGATATGTGTGGTTGGAGCCTTGGTGCTAACATTCTACAGAGGAATGCAACTAACTCATTTACATGCACAACAAGCCACAGAAGACCATGCCAGCATGAAACACACACCCGAAAAGGCGAAGAATTGGGCGGCCGGTTCAGTACTCCTGGCTACAGGCAGCCTCTCGTGGTCTTCATGGTTCCTCTTGCAAGCAAGGATTGGGAAGATGTATCCATTTCAATATTCAAGCTCAGCCATCGTGTCCCTCTTTGGTGCCATTCAGTCAGCCATACTGACTTTGTTAATTGAGAGAAGAATCTCTATGTGGATTCTCAAAGGAAAGTTGGAGATCATTGCTGTTGTTTATGCT GGAATGGTGGGATCAGGGTTGTGCTATGTTGGGATGTCATGGTGTGTGAAGCAAAAGGGTCCAGTCTTCACATCAGCATTTACTCCTTTCACACAAATTTTTGTAGCTTTTTTTGATGTCTTTGTTTTGCATGAACCAGTTCACCTTGGAAG TTTGCTGGGATCTATCTTGGTCATAATTGGTATGTACACTCTTTTGTGGGGTAAAAACAAAGAGGCCAAGGAAGTTGGTACAAAGCAGAACCAAGTAGCAGAAGAAGAGGGTGAAGATTGTAGTAACTCAACAGTGTCTCATGTCATTCCTGTCACAATCAACCCAACAACTTCTTAA